One Halovivax ruber XH-70 genomic region harbors:
- a CDS encoding GPW/gp25 family protein, whose translation MADEFLGSGWRYPVRPDHRGDLALSSGEDDIQEAIRLILGTAKGERLMRPEFGCDIHDHVYSSASPATLNLIENSVHESLVRWEPRIDVETVSARTDADEPNRVLIEIDYRVRTTNSLANMVYPFHITEGDG comes from the coding sequence ATGGCTGACGAATTCCTCGGCTCCGGCTGGCGGTACCCGGTTCGACCGGACCATCGTGGCGATCTCGCCCTCTCGTCCGGTGAGGACGACATTCAGGAGGCGATTCGGCTCATCCTGGGGACGGCGAAAGGTGAGCGCCTCATGCGTCCGGAGTTCGGCTGTGACATCCACGATCACGTCTACTCGTCGGCGTCGCCGGCGACGCTGAATCTGATCGAGAACTCCGTTCACGAGTCGCTGGTTCGCTGGGAGCCGCGGATCGACGTCGAGACCGTCTCGGCGCGGACCGACGCGGACGAGCCCAATCGGGTCCTGATCGAGATCGACTACCGGGTTCGGACGACGAACAGTCTCGCGAACATGGTCTACCCGTTCCACATCACCGAAGGCGATGGGTGA
- a CDS encoding putative baseplate assembly protein, with protein MGIDVPTLDDQTYEDLLEQAKKLIPAYEAEWTDFNPHDPGITILEVLAWVTETHSYQLDQVTDAHREKYLRLLGHERRPQTAASAPLSIDPPDSTVGTRIPAETGLAVADGADESYRFETDHDVVLSGAEIDRVATVDGTGETDHTEANRTSGMFYRPFGDDICADAALFLGFDGDPFAGTDALTLVVDYHDDDLPDPAPGDALADEPSVSPTVEISWAYRGPEMDSWESLSIAVDETTAMYDGGVIELTRPTASQPASGRDHALTDASDDRGWLRCRVETPGYEFPPQLDGVRTNVVTASHRARVADEPLRPVTVPGSGGTEETLGLDGQTYAFPDENLFAATVSVDGERFTEVSDFDASGPDDPHYVLDRSRGRVTFGDGRSGRVPPANATISASYVYGGGEAGNVSPGAVWRFADPMPAALSGTSLATAEGDVSPLSGATGGTDAESIEAAMRRARRDLRRPYRAVTADDVRSVAARTPGLRIARTAVLVGDPITVVVVPYAPPDVGRPVPSDGFVRAVQSHVDERTLLTDRVSVRGPRYVGLELSVTGRTRPGYTARNHETAVAEAVESYVHPLTGADGDGWPFGQPLQGTRLVERLTDLEAIDHVSDLSITAHGGTMVDEHTVEIGDAALFAVDSVTVDLHGAGGVN; from the coding sequence ATGGGGATAGACGTGCCGACGCTCGACGATCAAACGTACGAGGACTTACTCGAGCAGGCGAAGAAACTGATCCCCGCGTACGAAGCGGAGTGGACGGATTTCAACCCGCACGATCCGGGGATCACGATCCTCGAAGTGCTCGCGTGGGTGACGGAGACTCACAGCTATCAGCTCGACCAGGTGACCGATGCCCACCGGGAGAAGTACCTTCGGCTCCTCGGGCACGAACGCCGACCGCAGACGGCTGCATCCGCGCCGTTGTCGATCGACCCGCCGGATTCGACTGTCGGGACGCGAATTCCGGCGGAAACCGGTCTCGCCGTCGCGGACGGCGCCGACGAGAGCTATCGGTTCGAGACCGACCACGACGTCGTGCTCTCGGGGGCCGAGATCGATCGCGTCGCCACCGTCGACGGCACGGGCGAGACGGACCACACCGAAGCGAATCGAACGAGTGGCATGTTCTATCGACCGTTCGGTGACGACATCTGCGCCGACGCCGCGCTGTTCCTCGGCTTCGACGGCGACCCGTTCGCTGGCACGGACGCGCTCACGCTCGTCGTCGACTATCACGACGACGACCTCCCGGATCCAGCCCCGGGCGACGCCCTCGCCGACGAGCCGTCCGTCTCGCCGACGGTCGAGATCTCGTGGGCGTACCGTGGTCCCGAGATGGACTCGTGGGAATCCCTGTCGATCGCCGTCGACGAGACCACCGCGATGTACGACGGTGGGGTGATCGAACTCACCCGCCCGACGGCGTCGCAACCAGCGTCGGGACGGGACCACGCACTCACCGACGCGTCGGACGACCGCGGCTGGCTCCGCTGTCGCGTCGAGACGCCGGGATACGAGTTTCCGCCACAGCTAGACGGTGTGCGAACGAACGTCGTCACCGCGAGCCACCGGGCGCGCGTCGCGGACGAACCGCTCCGACCGGTGACGGTTCCCGGCTCCGGTGGCACCGAGGAGACCCTCGGGCTCGACGGACAGACCTACGCGTTCCCCGACGAGAACCTGTTCGCCGCGACGGTCAGCGTCGATGGCGAGCGATTCACCGAGGTTTCCGACTTCGACGCCTCTGGCCCCGACGATCCACACTACGTCCTCGACCGATCCCGCGGTCGCGTGACGTTCGGTGACGGGCGTTCCGGACGGGTTCCCCCGGCGAACGCGACGATCTCGGCGTCGTACGTCTACGGCGGCGGCGAGGCGGGGAACGTGTCGCCGGGTGCGGTCTGGCGCTTCGCCGACCCGATGCCCGCCGCGCTCTCCGGGACGTCGCTCGCCACTGCCGAGGGTGACGTCTCCCCACTTTCCGGGGCCACGGGCGGGACGGACGCCGAGTCGATCGAAGCGGCCATGCGCCGGGCGCGGCGTGATCTCAGACGCCCCTATCGCGCCGTTACGGCCGACGACGTTCGCTCGGTGGCCGCGCGGACGCCCGGCTTGCGAATCGCCCGGACGGCCGTACTCGTCGGCGATCCGATCACCGTCGTCGTCGTTCCGTACGCGCCGCCCGACGTGGGCCGGCCGGTTCCCAGCGACGGGTTCGTCCGGGCCGTCCAGTCACACGTCGACGAGCGGACGCTGTTGACCGACCGCGTCTCCGTTCGGGGGCCGCGCTACGTCGGCCTGGAACTGTCCGTGACGGGCCGGACGCGTCCGGGATACACGGCGCGAAATCACGAGACCGCCGTCGCGGAAGCGGTCGAATCGTACGTCCACCCGCTCACGGGCGCCGACGGGGACGGCTGGCCGTTCGGACAGCCGTTACAGGGGACGCGTCTCGTCGAGCGACTCACCGATCTGGAGGCGATCGATCACGTCTCGGATCTCTCGATCACCGCCCACGGAGGGACGATGGTCGACGAACACACGGTCGAGATCGGTGACGCGGCGCTGTTCGCCGTCGACTCGGTGACGGTCGACTTACACGGGGCGGGTGGGGTGAACTGA
- a CDS encoding baseplate J/gp47 family protein, giving the protein MSQGPRLGDRDQEAVFETLLERADAYTEAWDPRTPDAGRALVRIFSQFEADLRTRLAEVPEKHRLAFLDALDFDRRPPQAARVPLTFRVSTDLDRNVAIPAGTQAVAETGSGEPQVFELPQEGGFEATGARLADLVAVDPSTDRIVAHDELVDGDGPVTLFDGENRQAHVLYLGSDAALTLDAGSSFTLSLTAVDDADRVFDAVEWEYYGVDPDGDEGWHPLTESTEGEWADEDVGVERLQERLQSRSATSDRFEATDSRHAARTFRLPGSTVEHTVAGTTSRWIRCRRREASRSLSATIRSLAIHVGCPDGREPDQLLSNDVPLSPAETLRPFGRMPHPPATFYVSCEEAFTKPGGVVELEFVPPSAGDDATSATDVTEADNDTGLVAGGVVVGPPHLSWEYWNGDGWTRLTSVTDETDALTTGGRVSFDVPDDIEPTTVSGHENVWIRSRLVSGSYGHPQFDVTDDGERGRRVSDADEPVFEELVVHYDRGERPFEAVFRHNNASYSEDLASRDDSFAAFRDLADETQTVYVGFDEPLRDGPLSLFVPVEDAPYPPSFDTAVQWEYCPDPASGEWEPLDVVDRTAGLTERGMVTFTLPTPTRPLSLFGRERHWIRARVTKDEFDLAAASMATASTSPASDEVTATLDRTAPPPVLDGLYSNTGWAYNTTTIEDEILGSSDGSHEQSFGCSHAPLIDVDVWVDERATLSAGERRRLRETRPADVDPEYDARGECSAFWVRWQAVEDFLDSGPMDRHYVPNRTLGVIQFGDGDAGAIPPSGTDNVRATFTTGGGRDGTVEAGAVTTLNSSIALVESVTNPMAADGGADTESTATLVSRATNRLKHRGRAVTPSDYEQVAMATFPELAVVSCDPSLDRRAGESRVTVLIVPQTEREKPVPSVALKHRVREALYDRAPASVAADDGADIVVRGPGYCEVSVEATVRATGVKSVSQLKRTISSRLDAYLHPLSGNDGQGWPFGELPEPQVLADIVADVDAVADVLAFDVTLSGPGDSRTLSRHDEHRPLPRDTLPCSGSHDLTVTMEVDR; this is encoded by the coding sequence GTGAGTCAGGGACCACGACTGGGTGATCGCGACCAGGAGGCAGTGTTCGAGACGTTACTCGAGCGTGCCGACGCCTATACGGAGGCGTGGGACCCACGGACGCCCGATGCCGGCCGGGCACTGGTGCGGATCTTCTCGCAGTTCGAGGCGGATCTCCGGACCAGGCTGGCAGAGGTACCCGAGAAACACCGACTCGCGTTCCTCGACGCACTCGATTTCGACCGGCGGCCGCCCCAGGCCGCACGCGTCCCCCTCACGTTTCGGGTATCGACCGATCTGGATCGGAACGTGGCGATTCCGGCGGGGACGCAGGCGGTCGCCGAGACGGGATCGGGGGAGCCGCAGGTGTTCGAACTGCCACAGGAGGGCGGCTTCGAGGCGACCGGCGCGAGGCTCGCCGACCTCGTCGCCGTCGACCCCTCGACGGATCGGATCGTCGCACACGACGAACTCGTCGACGGTGACGGGCCCGTTACGCTCTTCGACGGTGAAAATCGGCAGGCGCACGTCCTCTATCTCGGGAGCGACGCTGCGCTCACGCTCGATGCGGGCTCGTCGTTCACCCTCTCGCTGACGGCCGTGGACGACGCCGATCGGGTGTTCGACGCAGTCGAGTGGGAGTACTACGGCGTCGATCCCGACGGCGACGAGGGCTGGCACCCGCTCACCGAGTCCACGGAGGGCGAGTGGGCCGACGAGGACGTCGGTGTCGAACGCTTACAGGAGCGACTCCAGTCTCGATCGGCGACGAGTGACCGGTTCGAGGCGACCGACAGCCGCCACGCCGCTCGGACCTTTCGGTTGCCGGGGTCGACCGTCGAGCACACCGTCGCCGGAACCACGAGTCGGTGGATTCGCTGTCGCCGGCGTGAGGCGTCGCGATCGCTCTCGGCGACGATTCGATCGCTTGCGATCCACGTTGGCTGTCCCGACGGGCGCGAACCGGATCAGTTGCTGTCGAACGACGTGCCGCTGTCGCCGGCGGAGACGCTTCGGCCGTTCGGACGGATGCCCCATCCGCCGGCGACGTTCTACGTCTCGTGTGAAGAAGCGTTCACGAAACCCGGCGGTGTCGTCGAACTCGAGTTCGTCCCACCGTCAGCTGGTGACGACGCTACGTCGGCGACCGATGTGACCGAAGCCGACAACGACACCGGGCTGGTAGCCGGCGGTGTCGTCGTCGGACCGCCACACCTCTCCTGGGAGTACTGGAACGGCGACGGCTGGACGCGACTCACGTCGGTGACCGACGAGACGGACGCGCTGACGACGGGCGGACGCGTCAGTTTCGACGTGCCCGACGATATCGAGCCGACGACCGTCTCGGGCCACGAGAACGTCTGGATACGTAGCCGGCTCGTCAGCGGTTCGTACGGCCACCCGCAGTTCGACGTCACCGACGACGGCGAGCGCGGACGGCGTGTTTCCGACGCGGACGAGCCGGTCTTCGAGGAACTGGTGGTCCACTACGACCGCGGCGAGCGCCCGTTCGAGGCGGTGTTTCGACACAACAACGCCTCGTACAGCGAGGACCTCGCGTCCCGCGACGACTCGTTCGCCGCCTTCCGTGATCTGGCCGACGAGACGCAGACGGTCTACGTCGGCTTCGACGAACCGCTGCGAGACGGCCCGCTGTCGCTGTTCGTCCCGGTCGAGGACGCGCCGTACCCGCCCTCGTTCGACACTGCCGTCCAGTGGGAGTACTGTCCCGACCCGGCCAGTGGCGAGTGGGAACCGCTCGACGTCGTCGATCGGACCGCCGGTCTCACCGAGCGCGGGATGGTCACGTTCACGCTTCCGACGCCGACCCGGCCGCTGTCACTGTTCGGCCGGGAGCGCCACTGGATCCGCGCTCGCGTGACCAAAGACGAGTTCGACCTCGCGGCCGCGTCGATGGCGACCGCCTCGACGTCGCCGGCTTCCGACGAGGTAACGGCGACATTGGATCGGACGGCACCGCCGCCCGTTCTCGACGGCCTCTACAGCAACACGGGGTGGGCCTACAACACGACGACGATCGAAGACGAAATTCTCGGTTCGAGCGACGGCTCGCACGAGCAGTCCTTCGGGTGCTCGCACGCGCCGCTGATCGACGTCGACGTGTGGGTGGACGAACGCGCGACGCTTTCGGCCGGAGAGCGCCGGCGGTTGCGCGAGACACGCCCAGCCGACGTCGATCCCGAGTACGACGCACGGGGAGAGTGCAGCGCGTTCTGGGTTCGCTGGCAGGCCGTCGAGGACTTCCTCGATTCGGGGCCGATGGACCGTCACTACGTCCCCAATCGAACGCTCGGCGTGATCCAGTTTGGCGACGGTGACGCCGGTGCGATCCCGCCGAGTGGCACCGACAACGTCCGGGCGACGTTCACCACTGGCGGTGGCCGGGACGGGACCGTCGAGGCTGGTGCGGTGACGACGCTCAACAGTTCGATCGCCCTCGTCGAATCGGTCACGAATCCGATGGCGGCCGACGGTGGCGCCGACACCGAGTCGACGGCGACGCTCGTCTCCCGGGCGACGAACCGCCTCAAACATCGCGGGCGCGCCGTCACGCCGAGCGATTACGAGCAGGTGGCGATGGCGACGTTCCCGGAGCTCGCGGTCGTCTCGTGTGATCCGTCGCTCGATCGCCGGGCGGGCGAGTCCCGGGTGACGGTCCTGATCGTCCCGCAGACCGAGCGGGAGAAGCCGGTCCCCTCCGTCGCACTCAAACACCGCGTTCGCGAGGCACTCTACGACCGAGCGCCGGCGTCTGTCGCGGCTGACGACGGGGCCGATATCGTCGTTCGTGGACCGGGCTACTGCGAGGTGTCGGTCGAGGCGACGGTCCGGGCGACGGGCGTCAAGAGCGTCTCACAGCTCAAGCGAACGATCTCGTCACGACTCGACGCCTACCTGCACCCGCTGTCGGGCAACGACGGCCAGGGATGGCCGTTCGGCGAGTTACCGGAGCCACAGGTACTCGCCGACATCGTGGCCGACGTGGACGCTGTCGCGGACGTCCTCGCGTTCGACGTGACGCTCTCCGGGCCCGGCGACAGTCGGACCCTCTCGCGGCACGACGAGCACCGCCCGCTTCCCCGGGATACGCTTCCGTGCAGTGGGTCCCACGACCTGACGGTCACGATGGAGGTGGACCGATGA
- a CDS encoding phage late control D family protein, with protein sequence MSTIDNHPRYSPRFTVDVGGQTFQEPGGRIVDLVVETSFEGADRFSFTLNYPFDEELDEFAGLNWDAFAIGTDVDISMGYGADGQLTPLLSGKIQSVSGEFTLDRGPSVQLSGYGLLWEPMQGTRSDSWSETTVGEAVEDVLSSYAFSSIDVQRADIKREKLIQDGKTDYRFIQDLAATYGFEFYATRETVRFVPRSSAVDDDPVVELWYGEALHDFFGECTQQKQDYRVEVRSWDVGKREEITATAGSASAAHKEVFRVPAMSRDEAKRIATTKHNQYADGIVTGHGEADGIPEIRAGETIELAELGSRFSGRYHVTKATHRMGASGYRTSFEVVEVPA encoded by the coding sequence ATGAGTACGATAGACAACCACCCACGATACTCGCCCCGCTTCACCGTCGACGTCGGCGGCCAGACGTTTCAGGAACCAGGCGGCCGAATCGTCGACCTCGTCGTCGAGACCTCTTTCGAGGGTGCCGATCGGTTTTCGTTCACCCTGAACTATCCGTTCGACGAGGAACTCGACGAATTCGCGGGGCTGAACTGGGACGCGTTTGCCATCGGGACGGACGTCGACATCTCGATGGGCTACGGAGCCGACGGCCAGCTCACGCCGCTACTGTCGGGCAAGATCCAGTCGGTTTCGGGGGAGTTCACGCTCGATCGCGGCCCGTCGGTACAGCTCTCGGGGTACGGACTGCTCTGGGAGCCGATGCAGGGGACGCGATCCGACTCGTGGTCGGAGACGACGGTGGGCGAAGCCGTCGAAGACGTCCTCTCGTCGTACGCGTTCTCCTCGATCGACGTCCAGCGTGCCGATATCAAGCGTGAGAAACTCATTCAGGACGGGAAGACCGACTACCGTTTCATCCAGGATCTGGCAGCGACTTACGGCTTCGAATTTTACGCGACGCGCGAGACGGTTCGGTTCGTCCCGCGATCGAGCGCCGTCGACGACGACCCGGTCGTCGAACTCTGGTACGGAGAGGCGCTGCACGACTTCTTCGGCGAGTGCACGCAGCAGAAACAGGACTACCGGGTCGAGGTCCGGTCGTGGGACGTCGGGAAGCGCGAGGAGATCACGGCGACCGCAGGCAGTGCGAGTGCGGCTCACAAAGAGGTGTTCAGAGTACCAGCCATGTCACGAGACGAGGCCAAACGCATCGCGACGACGAAGCACAACCAGTACGCAGACGGGATCGTCACCGGCCACGGCGAGGCAGATGGCATTCCCGAGATTCGGGCCGGGGAGACGATCGAACTGGCCGAACTCGGCTCCCGATTCTCCGGGCGATACCACGTGACCAAGGCGACCCATCGGATGGGTGCCTCGGGCTACCGGACGTCGTTCGAGGTCGTGGAGGTGCCGGCATGA
- a CDS encoding phage baseplate assembly protein V, whose product MTRAGVFDGETSDGGIQGVVVGIVTDNEDPKDLGRVKLKFPWRDADDESYWARIATTMTGDGYGSYFLPEVDDEVLVAFENGDIHTPFVVGSLWNGKQKPPQTNTEGKNEVREIRSRSDHAITFDDADEGSITIETSGGHEIRIDDSSGSETISISDETGDNAITLDSSGGSVSIEAAKELDLKAPTITVNGKKKLKLSGGTAVDVSSKNKVSLSSNAQVAISSSGLMKIDSTGPMTLKGALIQLN is encoded by the coding sequence ATGACGCGCGCAGGGGTTTTCGACGGCGAGACCTCCGATGGTGGCATTCAGGGCGTCGTCGTCGGCATCGTCACCGACAACGAGGACCCGAAGGACCTCGGTCGAGTCAAGCTCAAGTTTCCGTGGCGTGACGCCGACGACGAGAGCTACTGGGCGCGGATCGCGACGACGATGACCGGGGACGGCTACGGCTCGTACTTCCTCCCGGAGGTCGACGACGAGGTGCTCGTCGCGTTCGAGAACGGTGACATTCACACGCCGTTCGTCGTCGGTTCGCTCTGGAACGGCAAGCAAAAGCCACCGCAGACGAACACCGAGGGGAAAAACGAGGTTCGCGAGATCCGGTCACGGAGCGACCACGCCATCACCTTCGACGACGCCGACGAGGGATCGATCACGATCGAGACGAGCGGCGGGCACGAGATCCGCATCGACGATTCGAGCGGGTCGGAGACGATATCGATCAGCGACGAGACGGGCGATAACGCCATCACGCTCGACTCCTCGGGCGGCAGTGTCTCCATCGAGGCGGCGAAAGAACTCGACCTGAAAGCGCCTACAATCACGGTCAATGGGAAGAAGAAGCTGAAGCTCTCCGGCGGCACCGCCGTCGACGTCTCGAGCAAGAACAAGGTCTCGCTCTCGAGTAACGCGCAGGTCGCGATCTCGTCGTCCGGCCTGATGAAGATCGATTCGACGGGCCCGATGACGCTCAAAGGGGCCCTGATCCAGCTCAACTGA
- a CDS encoding PAAR domain-containing protein — protein sequence MKPAARLGDQTAHGTPLTGTASPNVLIGKKPAWRALGDVHTCPLTTGVVPHVGGPVVAGSTSVLINKLPAARMGDTIVESGPPNTIAAGCPSVLIG from the coding sequence ATGAAACCAGCAGCCAGACTCGGCGACCAGACCGCACACGGAACGCCACTGACCGGTACCGCCAGTCCGAACGTCCTGATCGGCAAAAAGCCCGCGTGGCGCGCGCTCGGCGACGTCCACACCTGTCCGTTGACGACGGGTGTGGTCCCTCACGTGGGCGGGCCCGTCGTCGCGGGGAGTACGTCCGTCCTGATCAACAAGCTCCCCGCCGCCCGGATGGGTGATACGATCGTCGAGAGCGGGCCGCCGAACACGATCGCGGCCGGCTGTCCCAGCGTCCTCATCGGCTAA